The Lonchura striata isolate bLonStr1 chromosome 25, bLonStr1.mat, whole genome shotgun sequence genomic sequence TGCCCGGGTCTGGGCTTGCTTGGCTCCCATACGTGAAGAAAGTATGGAAAGGGAAACCAAAAACACACATGGCATTCCAGCACGCTCACACATGCACAGCTCACAGCACTGGAGCGAGGAGACCATTCCCAGTACAGGGAAGCACTCACAACCTGAAAAACCTTTAACTCTACTGCCTGAATTATCTGCTGAGTTCTCAACATTTATCCCTCCAGAGAACTCCCTGCCTCCTAGCTCCTCCAGCCAGGGCTGGACTTTTCCCTCTCAAAATTGTCCTGTTTTCTACCctgaacaaataaaataaaaaaaagtcaacttCAGACTTACTTTTTACGTGGTTTTAGTTTTAAAGATTTAAGTAACTCAAATTAACTGGAGCCCTGCTTACCACCTGCAACGAGAAGCTGAGGTTTGGGACAGGTCAGAGACGAGACAGTTTAAGATTTCCCCTTACAAAAGAACAACGTTATATTTTTGGAATGGGAGGGAGAACTGCAGCCTCACACACACCAGTgacatcacacacacacaaggaCAAACGGTGAGGGGATTGTACCTCTGGAGGGGGTGGCTTGATGGTCACAGGCTGGGATgtccggcggggcggggagggctTGGGCTGCACCTGCTGCTGGACAGTGTTGTAGTAGGTGACCCCCCCATACACCTGGGACTGcgcctgcaggagcagcagggtcAGAGCTCCGGGCTGGGGGGCCCTGTGAGCCCCTCCTGGCACCCACTGGGGCTGGATAGCTGCCCCCAGCCAGAGCCAAGAGGGGCTGTGCACCCCAGAGATCAGCACCCCTCACCAATGTGCCCCCACTCTAGCAAGGTCAGGACACAGCCTATGCAGATGGGATTCCCTCACCCTGCAGTCCATGGAATGCCTGGACTTCTCAAGAGCAGCTTTTCTGCCTGGACACAGCTCCCCTGCacatccagccctgcagccttgGGGGAAAGTGCCCTCAAAGCAGGGTGAGGTCCTGCCAGGATCAGCTGGAGCagtgggaagggcagggaaggtTGGGAGCACAGGGAACATGCAGCTCTCCAGCCTTCCACAGCGTGTCAGCCCTGCTCCAGTCACAGCGTgtcagccctgctccagccatgGCACCAGGATCTGGTCTGCTCTGGTCTCATCTGCCTTTTCAAGGATCTGGTTTGATCTGTCTCCTCAGGGATTAGGTCTGTCTGCCTCCTCACAGGGATAGGATCTGGTCTGATCCTCAGAGAGATCCAACCCAATCTGATCCTCAGGGATCTGATCTGAGCCGATCAGCCTCCTCACAGGAATCTGACCCATGTCCCTACAGGATCTGGTCTGATCTGCCTTCTCAGGAATCTGAACTGATCTGCCTCCTCAGGGACCCAATCCAATCTGCCTCCTCGCTGCTCGGCAGCAACCTTAGATATCGAGTTGGGCTATGGAGCACGAAAATCCATCCccctgctgctcacaccagccAGTTCCCAGCCTCTATCTCAAACTGAACTGACTTCCAAAGCCATTCCCAAGGTATCCTTGGCTCAGCCCTGGAGAGGCTATTTCCCTGTTCCATAAGGAAACACCTCAATTCCATACCTCCCAGGAGAGGATTTCACCCACTGCCTGCCACGCTCAGGGAGCTGCACAGCAGCCACGAGAACAATCCTTTCTGGGATGACAGCAGCCTTTCCCcatggagcagctgtgctgctgcacatCCTCTCCCAGGAACACCTCACAGAACACACCCCATGCTCCACAACATCccacctgctcctgcctgggaaGGAGCCGCGGCGCGTCCGGCTTACCTGCGTGTTGGAATAGAGATGAGGAGGGGGCGGAGGGGGCAGAGCTCCAGGGGGGTAGGGGTAGCCAGGATTCCCGAAATTCATCACTCCAGGGGCGGAGAAGTAAGTcggagtgagcagctgctgcggCGGGGGCTGGCCCGGGGGCATGGACACTGGTGGGGGGTAGAGGCTGGGgtttgccatggcagggggcgtCTGGTGGGGGTGTAAACCTGGAGGTGATGGGAAGCACACGGATGTCACCCAAAACGCCAGAGTGTCCCTGGGTAGCAGCAGGATGGAGCACACTCTGCTCCAagggttccctgcagccccacgCTGGGGAgggacacagagcagcagagcacagccccctccccagttcCCGATTCACCGGAACCAGACATGGCCCCACGGCAACTCCACTGCAGGAAACAATTTGTGTGGGCAAGCAGAGAACGTGTTTGACAGCTCCCAGTTCTGCTTTTTCCTGAGCTACAGGGCCAGGGAGTGAGGAACCAGCCCAGTGCCCACGGAAGGGAGCAGCCCAGCCTGCTGAGGCCCCACAGGGACCTGCAAAcatccagctgggagctgccaaAGGCTCAGTTCCCCTCGTCCTGCACTGGCTGGAAACTCCAGAAAcatctattttttctttccttaaaactAATACTAGTTCAGGCTCACTGCAGGAGGGAGCAAGCCTCTTCTATGTTGTAGAAATTAAGGAAAATGGATTTCCCCTGTGATAGAGGCTGTGGGAGAACAAAGTTCTTTGTTTCCCAGGTCCAGGAGTGTCCCACTGGCTCCTCACCTGGATGAGGGAGGTGCATCTCTGGCTGCACAATCATCCCTTggggcggcagcggggctgggttCTCACCGTGGGCGTAGATTGGTCCCTGGAATTGTACTGCAACAACACATGACAGGCTGTGAGGAAAAGCTCCATGGAATTTCACTCCCCTGCAGCCGggcacacacagcccagcaCGCCCCGAGGGCTCCCATGGCACACAGAGGCTCCCGGGCTTACAGATGGGACATGCTCCCTAAAGAAAAGCCTTCTACTCCCTttagaaagcagaaaaacactCAGGGAATTTCTTCTCTAACACTTTAAATGCTGGAGGGAATTCCTAATCCATCCCCCGTCCTGTTCTCCCCATGCTCAAATGTAAAAAGACCCGATTTAAAGTTCAATTTAAATCCCAGTTTTCAGAAAGAATTGGGGTGTCCTAAGAGCCCTGGCATCGAGAGGGGATAACACTGAGGGTAATTCCATGGGTTTAAACACAACCAGGCAGGCTCCCAGCTGCCTTTTAGACACTGTATGAGAACACAACGCCACTACaacaaacaaaagagaaaacaaagtcCCACCCTATAAGGAATTGTGGGGGGATCCTTGCTCCAGTTGCTCAGCTCCAAGCACACGTGGAGCCACAGGAGCAGGAAGAAAACACTCACATGGGTCGTAGTAGTGCCCTTCCACGATGCTGATGTGCATGGGGGGCGCTGGCTCCGGCACAGGGGGTCTCTGCCGCTGCGACGAGTAGCGCTTCACACGGCCCCCCGGCACTGCCTGCGAGAGTCCAGGGATcaggggggctgtggggcaccCACCCGACACCCCCGACCACCAAACCTCCCCTGGGTCACCCCCGAACACCCCCACAAGGGAAAGGCTGAGGCATCAACAGCCTGTTATCAGCACAACCCCACGACAATTAGAGCCCGTCTCGCGCGCGCCGCGGAGCCGGAGTCACGCTCCGGGATCACGCGTTACCATCTCCTCCATCCGGTTAAACTGCGGCGGTGGCCCAGTTCCCACGTGCAGATGGTTGGGAATACCTGAGGAAGGAACAGACTGGTTATTATTGTGGTTTGTGCTTGTTCCCAGGCCGGAGCCGCCTCGCCCGGGGGCGTGGCTGCGGCTCAGCTCTCGCTCCCATGACACAGAACCTTTGGACTTCATCGCCCCAGtgatctgaaatattttgggaCAAATTAGAGGCTGTTTTGTCGCTGCACGTTCATTCAAGGTGCTCAGCAACGCCTAAATCCTGCGTCAAAACTAAATCCCCAGCTTGAAACTCAggtcctgctctgagctctgaGTCTGCTGGGACACAGATCTCTTTCAGGTGGATCAAGGATCCATGTGGGATATGAAGCTGCAGTTTAAACCCTCTGCAGGGCGTAAATACTTTTATCACAGGTTCCTCTGGATTCCAACAGCAAACTGAATCCATGTGAATTCATGGCAAAGTGAATTTTAAACCTTGCCTGAAAACCACAGTGCCTAAGTGATCACCTGTGATTCCAGAGTGAAAATGGATAAAGCAAACACTGGAGTGCTCATGGATCACTCACAGTGCAAATACAGGCAGAGTGATACAGAATGGACGGATGGGAGCCAAATGCTTCCCAGAATAACTCCTCCCTCCTCTGCTAGGGAAACAAAAGGGACAGCAGAGTCATCAGCCTTCTCACAGCAGAACATGATCGTGTACCTGCAGCTAAGAGCTGGCCtgtgggaaatttgggaagaTGCTTCATTtttgtgcattaaaaaaaaaactctaagCCAGACAATCTCAGCACTTTTGAACTCTCATTCCACTGTGAGGttttccagcctgtccaggggtCTGTTCTTACAGACTCCACAGTCCCATCAGTACCAAATGACTTCTGGTTCCATGACCTCAACCTCACAGACACTTATGAAAGCAGCAAGTCGGTTCCTTCTCCTTGCTCCAGTTTTACTCCCCTCGGGAAAGATTCTAACACTTCCCAGAACAGACTCTAATTCTGCAAAGGGATAATTATACCTGGATGACCCCTCTGTGGATGCACAACTAGAACTGTCCTCAGCTGGCACCAGAGTTACTCCGTCCCAtgtccctccctcctcccagaTACAAAGGGATTTGCCAATCCCAGCCAGGCCTTGGCTATTGGCAACCAAATCCCAGTGTCAGGAAATGAGCTGAtaaacaggaagaaattcctttctgctctgagcaggacaCCACAGAGCTCAATTATTGATCCTTATCTCATgctctcctgcagcagggatcAGTCTTGCTGCGATTCACATCACAGGGAAAGGATCCCTTCGATCCTTCCCAGCCCTAATTCCATTCATCTACACAAAAATGTTTAACTTCcctttttctctgctgcagcacTTTCTCAGCAGGAACCATGACTCTGCACCCACCCTGGGACAAGGCACAAAGACAGCTCAGCTCTGACCAACTGTACAGTTCAGGAGGCACTGGGCTGCTGGAAAACCAGGAGGCTGCTCCCACTTACCCCTCAGCTCCCGGGGCGGGATGAACTGGGACTGCCCCGGGTTCCAGTTCTGCTCTGTCAGGTTCATCTGGGTCATCTCCTGCTCAAGTCCATCCACGCTGGATTCCACGGGTGACTCCCAGTTGCTCTTGGCTGGCGGGGGGGAGGTCTCAGCTGGTGTGGGTTTTGGAATCACAGGAGCCAGCCCCTCAGAAGCAGGCACTTCCTCAGCCAGcttccctgcctccccagccTTGACTCTGGTCCTTCTTGCCCGGGAATAAGATTTCTTCTCGACTGGTCTGTCTGGTGGTGGCTGCACAGCATCAGCACCTGTGGCTTGGTTTTCCAGAGCCCCCTCCTCCTTGCCAGGGCTGCCGTGGACATGTCCCACCTCCAGCTCAGGGGATGTGTCCCTTGACGGGCTCTGCTCTGCGTGCTTCCCACGGTAGCTGCTCTCTGGCTTGGCTTGTTCCCCATTCCGGTGCAGGACAGTTGCCTCTGAAGCCCGGTAGCCTGGACGGGTCTCCTTGTAGCCCCCCACCCTGGGGTAGTTCCTGGCAGGGGGCATCCTGccagtgctggcagagctgcgGCTGTTGAAGGACCGTGGGGGAGCCGAGGGGCTCTTGGCACCCTGGTGCCTCGGGGGCTTGGGGGGCCTCTCGTTGGACCAGTTGGGGTCTCGCTGAGGGGGACTACCAAACCTGAGGGAGAAAAATAGAACAATTCATTAGAAAGAAACCCCTGGGTGGGAAGAATCACTTTCTCAGGGAACAGCTTCCCAGCATGCACATCTAGAAATCCCAGGAATACGGTCCCACCGTGACAGAGCTTTCACTCTTTGGAGCTCCAGACCTGGTCCTTCTCCCCAGGACAATCCAGGCCCTGGTGTGACTCCGGGGCTCACCGTGGTTTGCGCATCCTCCGGGGTTTGATGTCGTCGGGGTTGTGGGCTGACCGGATGTCGTATCCGTAGAGCGCGATCAGCTCCTGCCTGGTCTTGGGGGCCTGCTCATCCTCACGGAACTTGTCGTGTTCCCAGCGCCCCTCGTCCTTCCACAGCTTCCGCTGACGACCCTTTGGCCTGGaaaagggacacagggaggAGCGAGGGGCTGTCAGGTCAAGATGTGACAGTTTCGAGCAGTTCCACACACAGAGCCTGAGCTTTCCTGGGGCAGGGAATGCACAGGAGGCAgactccctccttccttcctcccccacctcctgcccagcagctgctggtgacCCATTGCTATTtgagaaaagcagctgaagaGTCACTGCTGCCTGGCATGAGGCtttttttatgggttttttccatCCCTCCTTCAAAACAAAGAGTTGAAATGTCCTGGCAGGACACAGAGCAGGTAACAGAAGCGCAGACCTTCCCAGCGCATCCCACTGAAGCAAGGAGCCCAGAAAGGCCAGCCTGGAAGCTGACCTGTccctcccagagctccagggggACACTCACATACctgacctcctcctcctgcgTCTGCCCTCGGAGGTCGTGCTCAAAGAAGAGCCCCTTGCGTGGAATGTACGCCGGGTTCTTCCGATCCTCATCGTCATCCAGGTGCTTGGGAACCTTCTTCCCAACTTTCTTCTCCACAGGCTCCGTGCTCTCCTGTCAGAAGCAGGGAGCTCTCACCACTGCAGcagtcctgctgccagcccccagcccggAGGCGTGGGACACCCACCTGCCCGTCCCCGCTCTGCCGCTCGCCCGTCACCGCTCCCTTGGGATCCACCTTCTCATTCCCCTTCTCCCCTCTGGCCGCCGACTCGCAGGAATCGTTGCTGTCCTGCTTCAGCTCCACCTTGGAGCTCTCTTCCTCGCTGTAatcctcttcctctgcctggGAGACATCCAGTGACTCAAACATGCTCTGTTACCAACAGATCCGCCAGGAATCTCCCCTAATCTGGAGTCAGATCCAGCAAGAGACTGCCCAGAAATCCTCTCAGTTCTGGAGTCAgatccctgtcccagctgttaGACATGACTCTTCCAAAGCAGATGATTAACTCCTAAAATTCTTCCTGTCTCCGTATTTTTACAGGAAAAGCAAGTTAAGCCCAAGCTCTCCCAAGAGAGGGAGGATGCAACAGGCTTtctggaacagagctgggatCAGCTGCCCCACAAAGATGTGACATCCCACCACTCCAGAAAGGCTCCTGCAGACTGGGAAGACTGGTGATCTCAGGCCCTTCCTTCCACACGGAGGGCCCGGATCCAGCCAGGGCCACGTTTCCAAATTCCCTGGAGTTCCTCAGCTGACTCACTCTGCTCAGGAGCATGACCTGGTTTCACCCCCAGGAGCCTCCGGAGGCTGGAGCAGAACTAAAAATAGCTCGGGGTGATTAACCAAACCCTGCTCCATTTTCCTCTTTCAACACAGCCTTTTGCACATCGGCTGCTCCCGGTGTTTACGCCGGGGAAGCCCAGGCTGGGCATTATTTTTAGGTACAGGAACACAGTCATCCTGGCACAGCAGTGATGCAACAACCCCGCTGCCACTGGGAGCCTCCACGCAGGATTCCAGGCTGGaagagctctgggagctgccccaacacctctgcagcctgcagtgctcTTTCCTTGTTAATACCATAGATTAATTCCCAAACTGAGATTAATTCCCAAATAAACAGCTTGGATTTCCTCTGCCTGGTGGTTTGGATGTTCTCTAGCCACTGCTTCCCTCAAGATTCCCAAAACACAGATCGATTTTCCTTAGAAAGCCTTCACTATAATTCTTAGACACCAGAACTTCTCTAAACTCCTTGTAAATCTCAAACTTTAGAGCTCTGAACTAAAAGTCCAGGGGAacctgcagcccccaggcacGGGTGGGATGGGATTCCTTCAGCACCTCCCAATTCCCAAAGtgcatccctctgctccctcagaACAGAGGGAAGCCCCTGGGATGCTCCCAACCACCACTTTGCTTTTGAATTCCAACTAATTAAAACCCAACAAGCATCCCACATTCCTCCCACGCCCTTCTTGGCCGTGGCAAATCCAGTTCCCAGTGTGAGGAGCCAGGAGGGTTTTCCCTTGCACGTACTGGCCCTGCaccctccccagcagcacagtgacactggtcccagtgccaggggctgggagtGGGGGAAGCCATTTCCTCAGGAGACAGAGGGGTCAGGGGAAGAGATCCAAGGACACAAACTGGGATTGTGCTGAAATTCCATGAGAACCAGGGGCTCAGCAGGACAGAGATCATCCTTACCTCCGAGTCCTCGGCGCTTTCATAGTCAgagagcacggctgtggggagggaaaggaggtggactcagggcagggctggacatGGCTCCTCTGCCGTGGGACCAAACCCCTCCCCAAGGGAATTTGGAAGCCAGCACCACCCTGGATCAATGCCACAGCCTgctcaggaggagcagggaagagtTTGGGACTCTGTCCCTGTACCCCACATTTGCCTGCTGTTACTAGTAAATATTTGGCGTGGCAACAACCACAGGATTGTTGGAAAAGTCATTTTGCctggtttttactttttttgcaCACAAACAACCCTGCCCAAGAGCCACCACTCACCATCTCCTTCGATGCCATCCTCACTTTcctgcagagagagaaaagtgaAGGGTGTtaggggaggggagggcagcagCCCAGTCCTAGCAACATGGAATCATGGATTCATAAaaccataaaatatttatggaatTGTTTAAattggaaaagatctttaagGTCAAGTCCAACCTTCAATGAGCACCAGCCCCACGTCACCACTAGACCATGTACCCAAAAACCACATCCACACTTTTTGTACACTTCAGGGAATTGGGATTCCACCACTCTGtgggcagcctgggccagtgcctggccaccccttccatgaaaaaaaattctctcagAACATACTTTCTTAGTATCTACTATCCTAACACCTTTTCCTAACAGCTATTTTTTTGTCCTAACACCTAGCACCCCATGATTCCACACACAGTAACAGCAAGGTCTGGCCCTGACCCTCTTGCATCCACCCTTGGAAATTCAGCTCCAGTgaccaaaaagaaacaaattccAGGCTCCCAGAGCCTTTCTAAGGCTCCAAGAACCTTCTAGAGCAGCCACAGTGGGGGAATTTGGAGAGCAAAGCACAGCCTGTCAGTGCTGGGGGTCTCCAGGGAACaaagtgacagtgacaggggaGCCAGGATTCCTCCCTTGCCAAACAAGAGCCAGGGAAAGGACAACAACAGGGAATAACAAAGAGAGAACGAGCAGGATCCAgctcagggaaggggctggaagaAGCCAACAGctcaaaataggaaaaaatgctCAGCAAAACTGCTGTGACTGCCCCAaccttggaagtgtccaagggcAGGTTGGGCAGGGCTTGGATTAAATTgagatagtggaaagtgtccctgcccatggtagaaggtggaactggatgagctttaaggctcctttcaaaccaaaccattccatgattccagcATTAAGACAAAGATCAACCCATCTGTGcagacaaaacaaacccagagcaCATACAACCTGACTGAGGTGACAAGATAAAcccaaaaccaccacaaaaaaacacccagagAGTCAGGGGGAGCTGGAAATAACCAGCCCTGGAATCTAAAACaggaaagagctggaaataaCCACCATTAGAACCCAAACCAGGAGGGAATTGCAGCTGGATGTCAACTGCAGGACTGCATGGTGGGgggagacagcagcacccacccCACACCTGCCCTTGTTGCAGGGaccccaggagcagggacagcacccccagagcagggacagcaccccaggagcagggacagcaccccAAGATCAGGGACAGAaccccaggagcagggacagcacccccagagcagggacagaaccccaggagcagggacagcacccccagagcagggacagaaccccaggagcagggacagcacccccagagcagggacagaaccccaggagcagggacagcacccaaggagcagggacagcaccccAAGATCAGGGACAGAaccccaggagcagggacagaaccccaggagcagggacagaacCCCAGGAGCTGGGTCAGGATCTCAGACTGGAGAGATCCAGCCACAGGTCACACACAGGCAACCACAGCAAAGCCCCTTGCCTGctcctggggggctgcagtgccCACCCCACttgaggctgccccagcccagcttccaCACACATTatgggggggctcagcccaaTTCCCCCAGTTCCCCAAACTGGTGCTCCCTCAGCTCCCCACACCCCGCAGATCCTAGTATCAGTCCCCCTGACACCAGAGCCCCCCAGGCCTCTCACTCAGCCCCAAAGCCCTCCTTAGAGGCCAGAACCCCTccctcagctccctccctgccctgggtcTTCAGTGTCCCCCTGCCTTCCCCTTGGGGTCCCCAGACACCAGAACATCCCTCAGCCCCCTCCCTCATTTCCCCGGGGTCCCCAAATTCGCCCTGATTCCCCTGGACACCAGAACATCCCTCAGCCCCCTCCCTCATTTCCCCGGGGTCCCCAAATTCGCCCTGATTCCCCTGGACACCAGAACATCCCTCAGCCCCCTCCCTCATTTCCCCGGGGTCCCCAACCTCACCCTGATTCCCCCAAAAGCCAGAACATccctcagccccttccctcaTTTCCCCCGGACACCAGAACATCCCTCAGCCCCCTCCCTCATTTCCCCGGGGTCCCCAACCTCACCCTGATTCCCCCAAAAGCCAGAACATTCCTCAGCCCCCTCCCTCATTTCCCCGGGGTCCCCAAATTCAACCCGATTCCCCTGGACACCAGAACATCCCTCAGCCCCCTCCCTCATTTCCCCAGGATACCCAACCTCC encodes the following:
- the CASC3 gene encoding protein CASC3 isoform X2 — translated: MADRRRQRASQDSEDSEGSAASDSAGSAPGSPRSARSRSGSGSRSRSRSGSPRLSHRPPRGAAGALGAGPRGRGAESGGGAGGKSAAESECESEDGIEGDAVLSDYESAEDSEAEEEDYSEEESSKVELKQDSNDSCESAARGEKGNEKVDPKGAVTGERQSGDGQESTEPVEKKVGKKVPKHLDDDEDRKNPAYIPRKGLFFEHDLRGQTQEEEVRPKGRQRKLWKDEGRWEHDKFREDEQAPKTRQELIALYGYDIRSAHNPDDIKPRRMRKPRFGSPPQRDPNWSNERPPKPPRHQGAKSPSAPPRSFNSRSSASTGRMPPARNYPRVGGYKETRPGYRASEATVLHRNGEQAKPESSYRGKHAEQSPSRDTSPELEVGHVHGSPGKEEGALENQATGADAVQPPPDRPVEKKSYSRARRTRVKAGEAGKLAEEVPASEGLAPVIPKPTPAETSPPPAKSNWESPVESSVDGLEQEMTQMNLTEQNWNPGQSQFIPPRELRGIPNHLHVGTGPPPQFNRMEEMAVPGGRVKRYSSQRQRPPVPEPAPPMHISIVEGHYYDPLQFQGPIYAHGENPAPLPPQGMIVQPEMHLPHPGLHPHQTPPAMANPSLYPPPVSMPPGQPPPQQLLTPTYFSAPGVMNFGNPGYPYPPGALPPPPPPHLYSNTQAQSQVYGGVTYYNTVQQQVQPKPSPPRRTSQPVTIKPPPPELLVAGGKQGSS
- the CASC3 gene encoding protein CASC3 isoform X1; translated protein: MADRRRQRASQDSEDSEGSAASDSAGSAPGSPRSARSRSGSGSRSRSRSGSPRLSHRPPRGAAGALGAGPRGRGAESGGGAGGKSAAESECESEDGIEGDAVLSDYESAEDSEAEEEDYSEEESSKVELKQDSNDSCESAARGEKGNEKVDPKGAVTGERQSGDGQESTEPVEKKVGKKVPKHLDDDEDRKNPAYIPRKGLFFEHDLRGQTQEEEVRPKGRQRKLWKDEGRWEHDKFREDEQAPKTRQELIALYGYDIRSAHNPDDIKPRRMRKPRFGSPPQRDPNWSNERPPKPPRHQGAKSPSAPPRSFNSRSSASTGRMPPARNYPRVGGYKETRPGYRASEATVLHRNGEQAKPESSYRGKHAEQSPSRDTSPELEVGHVHGSPGKEEGALENQATGADAVQPPPDRPVEKKSYSRARRTRVKAGEAGKLAEEVPASEGLAPVIPKPTPAETSPPPAKSNWESPVESSVDGLEQEMTQMNLTEQNWNPGQSQFIPPRELRGIPNHLHVGTGPPPQFNRMEEMAVPGGRVKRYSSQRQRPPVPEPAPPMHISIVEGHYYDPLQFQGPIYAHGENPAPLPPQGMIVQPEMHLPHPGLHPHQTPPAMANPSLYPPPVSMPPGQPPPQQLLTPTYFSAPGVMNFGNPGYPYPPGALPPPPPPHLYSNTQAQSQVYGGVTYYNTVQQQVQPKPSPPRRTSQPVTIKPPPPEDSKGEKSKERSNT